The following proteins are encoded in a genomic region of Cygnus olor isolate bCygOlo1 chromosome 11, bCygOlo1.pri.v2, whole genome shotgun sequence:
- the DIS3L gene encoding LOW QUALITY PROTEIN: DIS3-like exonuclease 1 (The sequence of the model RefSeq protein was modified relative to this genomic sequence to represent the inferred CDS: deleted 1 base in 1 codon): MLRTEKVLQLRSQQGRSVRVVREHYLRPDVPCRSALCRAGCPGDGKLLSDDVTHYVVPDWKVVQDYLEILEFPELKGIIFMQTACQAVQHQKGRRQYNKLRNLVKDARHDCTVFANEFHQHSYRPREKGESMEKWQTRSIYNAAVWYYNHCLGQMPVVMVTEDEDAIRQYGNETEGVFVISFKNYLDNFWPDLKAAHELFDSILQARHERETESQENNGKEYPEHLPMEILEAGIKSGRYIQGTLNVNKHRAQLEAFVRLQGFGSKETDLQSDILIYGARARNRAIHGDVVAVELLPLHEWKGRIVALCENETEDKAPADTTGDPMPTGKVVGIIQKNWRDYVVTFPSKEESQSQGRNAQKILVTPWDYRIPKIRISTQQAEALQEYRVVVRIDSWESNSVYPNGHFVRVLGRIGDLEGEIAAILVENSISIAPFSEIQMSEMPMSSSKNPWKVNPEEEKKRLNLRDTHLIFSIDPKGCEDVDDALSVRTLPNGNLELGVHIADVTYFVAADSYTDVEARARATTYYLADRRYDMLPAVLSADICSLLSGVDRYAVSILWELERESYEILRVCYNKTIIRSAYKLVYEVAQGLLDGDTSVVDDILELKDLDERTRKKKLEELVWAISKLTDIARHVRAKRDSCGALELEGVEIRVQLDDKKNIHDLIPKQPLEVHETVAECMILANHWVAKKISEHFPHQALLRQHPPPRQEFFTELRECASAKGFPIDTRSNKTLAESLDKADDPLDPIVNKLLRSMATHAMSNALYFSTGSCSEEEFHHYGLALDKYTHFTSPIRRYADIVVHRLLMAATLKETKDVKDKVLSNKDLEELCRHINNRNRAAQHAQKQSTELFQCMYFKDKTPETDERCVADGVIYSIRTNGVLVFVPRYGIKGAAYMKNKEGLVISCQGDRSCEWKPGSLQRFQNKITSTTTTGESVTLSLFDHITVKILVQTSRCHADTIKLEIIRNAPYQTSATEVSQKNFNMVKSDLVKEVSQSAEKAQHAQEKARVEVIEEEYREYCQTKGPSLYQLLEEIRDLALLDVSADIRT; the protein is encoded by the exons ATGCTTCGCACGGAGAAAGTGCTGCAGCTGCGGAGCCAGCAGGGCCGCTCGGTGCGCGTCGTGCGGGAGCACTACCTGCGGCCCGACGTGCCGTGCCGCAGCGCCCTGTGCCGGGCAGGCTGCCCCGGCG ATGGCAAATTGTTATCGGATGATGTGACTCATTACGTTGTCCCAGACTGGAAGGTTGTTCAAGATTACCTTGAGATTCTTGAGTTTCCGGAGCTGAAAGGTATTATTTTCATGCAAACAGCATGCCAAGCTGTGCAACATCAAAAAGGTCGCAG ACAGTACAACAAGTTGCGAAATCTGGTGAAGGATGCCCGTCATGACTGTACAGTGTTTGCAAATGAATTCCACCAGCATTCTTACCGGCCAAGAGAGAAGGGAGAATCGATGGAGAAATGGCAGACCAG GAGTATTTACAATGCAGCAGTCTGGTATTATAATCACTGCTTGGGTCAGATGCCAGTTGTTATGGTAACAGAAGATGAAGATGCTATCAGGCAGTACggaaatgaaacagaaggagTGTTTGTGATTTCCTTCAAG aATTACTTGGATAACTTTTGGCCTGACTTAAAGGCTGCCCACGAACTCTTTGACTCTATACTTCAAGCTCGGCATGAACGGGAGACTGAAAGCCAAGAAAACAACGGAAAAGAATATCCTGAGCACTTACCCATGGAAATATTGGAGGCTGGGATAAAATCTGGAAGATATATACAG GGTACTCTGAATGTCAATAAGCATCGAGCACAATTGGAAGCTTTTGTTCGACTTCAGGGATTTGGCAGCAAAGAAACAG acCTTCAAAGCGACATCCTTATTTATGGGGCCAGAGCTCGAAATCGTGCAATCCACGGTGATGTGGTAGCTGTAGAGTTACTACCTTTGCACGAATGGAAAGGAAGGATTGTTGCCCTTTGTGAAAATGAGACGGAGGATAAAGCACCTGCTGACACCACTGGTGATCCTATGCCCACAG GTAAAGTTGTTGGAATCATTCAAAAGAACTGGAGGGATTATGTGGTCACTTTCCCTTCTAAAGAAGAAAGCCAGTCCCAGGGCAGAAATGCTCAGAAAATCCTTGTTACACCTTGGGACTACAGAATTCCCAAAATCCGGATCAGTACCCAGCAAGCTGAAGCACTACAG GAGTACAGAGTTGTTGTGCGCATTGATTCTTGGGAATCAAATTCTGTGTATCCAAATGGACACTTTGTGAGGGTTTTAGGAAGAATTGGAGATCTCGAAGGGGAGATTGCAGCTATTCTGGTGGAGAACAGCATTTCTATAGCCCCTTTCTCAGAAATCCAG ATGAGTGAAATGCCCATGAGTTCTTCAAAGAATCCGTGGAAGGTGAatccagaagaggaa aaaaaacgccTCAACTTGAGAGATACACATTTGATATTCAGCATTGACCCGAAAGGCTGTGAGGATGTTGATGACGCGCTATCCGTTAGAACTCTGCCTAATGGGAATCTAGAGCTAGGTGTCCACATTGCAGACGTGACCTACTTTGTGGCAGCGGATTCTTACACTGATGTTGAGGCAAGAGCAAG GGCAACAACTTACTATTTGGCGGATCGTCGTTACGATATGCTGCCCGCCGTCTTGAGTGCTGACATATGCTCTCTTCTTAGTGGAGTTGATAG gtatGCTGTAAGCATCTTGTGGGAACTAGAAAGAGAGTCATATGAGATACTGAGAGTCTGCTACAATAAAACCATCATCCGGTCTGCGTACAAGCTAGTCTACGAAGTAGCACAGGGATTATTAGATGGAGACACGAGTGTTGTTGATGATATCCTGGAACTGAAAGACTTGGATGAAAGAactagaaagaagaaattggagGAACTGGTTTGGGCAATATCAAAACTCACTGACATAGCACGGCACGTTAGAGCTAAGCGGGACAGCTGTGGTGCTCTAGAACTAGAAGGGGTAGAAATCCGAGTGCAACTGgatgacaaaaaaaacattcacGATCTGATCCCCAAGCAGCCACTGGAGGTGCATGAGACTGTAGCAGAATGTATGATTCTTGCCAACCACTGGGTGgcaaaaaagatttcagaacaCTTTCCTCATCAAGCTTTGTTGCGTCAACATCCTCCACCACGACAGGAGTTTTTTACTGAACTTCGAGAATGTGCCAGTGCCAAAGGTTTCCCAATAGACACAAG GTCTAACAAAACGTTGGCTGAGTCCCTGGATAAAGCAGATGATCCCTTAGATCCAATTGTAAATAAACTGTTGCGATCTATGGCCACCCACGCGATGTCCAATGCACTGTACTTCTCAACTGGCTCTTGTTCTGAAGAGGAGTTTCATCATTACG GACTCGCTTTAGATAAGTACACTCATTTTACTTCTCCAATTAGAAGATACGCTGACATAGTTGTCCACAGACTCTTGATGGCAGCCACTCTGAAGGAAACTAAAGATGTTAAGGATAAAGTACTCAGCAATAAGGATCTTGAGGAACTGTGCAGGCACATTAATAACAGGAACAGG GCAGCCCAGCATGCTCAGAAACAGTCTACTGAACTCTTCCAGTGCATGTACTTCAAAGACAAAACCCCAGAAACTGATGAGCGCTGCGTAGCAGATGGTGTTATCTACTCAATTCGAACAAATGGCGTGCTTGTTTTTGTACCAAG atatgGAATCAAAGGTGCTGCttatatgaaaaacaaagaaggcTTAGTCATCTCTTGTCAAGGTGATAGAAGCTGTGAGTGGAAGCCTGGATCGCTTCAGCGgtttcagaacaaaattacTTCCACTACAACCACTGGAGAATCAGTTACATTAAGCCTTTTCGATCACATAACA GTGAAAATACTTGTGCAGACTTCCCGCTGCCATGCTGACACAATCAAGCTTGAAATAATCAGGAATGCACCGTACCAGACTTCAGCCACGGAGGTTTCCCAGAAGAATTTCAACATGGTGAAATCTGATTTGGTAAAAGAAGTCAGCCAGTCTGCAGAAAAAGCCCAGCATGcccaagaaaaagcaagagttGAAGTAATTGAGGAAGAGTATCGGGAGTACTGCCAGACAAAGGGACCAAGCTTAtaccagctgctggaggagatcAGGGACTTGGCTCTATTGGATGTTTCAGCTGATATCAGAACTTGA
- the TIPIN gene encoding TIMELESS-interacting protein, with amino-acid sequence MIDPLENNLFDLPDYENTEDEKFPPLPPPASPGAAGADWAEARGEPDGNQQSQTKDSSVATRKAVKRSVPKLDAHRLVSERGLPALRHMFDNVKFKGKGHEAEDLKTLIRHMEHWAHRLFPKLQFDDFIDKVESLGSKKEVQTCLKRIRLDLPILSEDFTSNEDGGGESNGLDTANEEVYPCSGNVGDLDSLPSTTLTEEQQQRIRRNRQLALERRQAKMQCNSQSQRNELSPSYPEEEEFNTPIAQDLADVTEDPQVTVPTVAVTEAEDRDTELECASEKQRPFPSP; translated from the exons ATGATAGACCCTTTAGAGAACAACTTGTTCGATCTCCCCGACTACGAGaacacagaagatgaaaagtttccgcccctcccaccccctgcctctccgggggcggccggggctgaCTGGGCTGAGGCTCGCGGAG aaCCAGATGGAAACCAACAGTCACAGACAAAGGATTCTTCTGTAGCTACACGGAAAGCAGTTAAAAGATCAGTACCTAAATTAGATGCTCACAG GTTAGTTTCAGAAAGAGGACTTCCTGCCTTAAGACACATGTTTGACAATGTAAAGTTCAAGGGTAAGGGGCATGAG GCAGAGGACTTGAAGACACTTATACGACATATGGAACACTGGGCTCATAGATTATTTCCAAAATTGCAATTTGATGATTTTATTGACAAAGTAGAGTCTCTGGGAAGCAAAAAGGAAGTTCAG ACCTGCCTAAAACGGATTAGACTTGATCTTCCTATTTTATCTGAAGACTTCACAAGTAATGAAG ATGGTGGAGGTGAAAGCAATGGACTGGATACAGCCAATGAAGAAGTGTATCCGTGCTCTGGGAACGTAGGAGACCTTGATTCTCTGCCTAGTACAACTCTCACAGAAGAGCAACAACAGCGGATCAGGAGGAACAGGCAGCTGGCCTTGGAACGTAGGCAAGCGAAGATGCAGTGCAACAGCCAGTCACAACGCAACG aGCTCTCTCCTAGTTAcccagaagaggaggaattTAATACCCCCATTGCTCAGGACCTGGCTGATGTCACAGAAGACCCTCAGGTTACTGTGCCCACGGTTGCTGTTACGGAAGCTGAGGACAGAGATACAGAATTGGAATGTGCCAGTGAAAAGCAGAGACCTTTTCCCAGCCCTTGA
- the LOC121076308 gene encoding uncharacterized protein LOC121076308 isoform X3, translating into MRRGCCAAFGAKRLRGKGGAGRCPSGGTFSAWPQDRLRRRLHGAHRENFPGGTLLLGHSLQGQTMTCYTMEKRYLFRMARGFPHRDCQSPRGNQEKTLKPQWEGPYQVLLTTFTAIKIKEESAWIRHS; encoded by the exons ATGCGCAGAGGCTGCTGCGCCGCTTTTGGCGCCAAAAGGCtgagaggaaagggaggggCTGGGCGCTGCCCCTCAG GTGGGACATTCTCTGCCTGGCCACAGGATCGGCTGCGCCGCAGGCTTCATGGCGCGCACCGGGAGAATTTCCCTGGAGGAACTCTGCTCCTCGGCCACTCACTGCAGGGGCAGACAATGACCTGCTACACCATGGAGAAACG ATACCTTTTCAGGATGGCCAGAGGCTTTCCCCACCGGGACTGCCAAAGCCCGAGAGGTAACCAAG AGAAAACTTTGAAACCACAGTGGGAAGGACCATACCAGGTGCTCCTTACTACCTTCACTGCAATTAAGATCAAGGAAGAGAGTGCCTGGATTCGCCATTCTTGA
- the LOC121076308 gene encoding uncharacterized protein LOC121076308 isoform X2, whose amino-acid sequence MFWHWGRASGQVSGHSPCERPLSLLGAQSSAGGTFSAWPQDRLRRRLHGAHRENFPGGTLLLGHSLQGQTMTCYTMEKRYLFRMARGFPHRDCQSPRGNQEKTLKPQWEGPYQVLLTTFTAIKIKEESAWIRHS is encoded by the exons ATGTTCTGGCACTGGGGGAGGGCTTCGGGACAGGTCTCCGGCCATTCCCCGTGCGAACGCCCGTTGAGTCTTCTGGGAGCCCAAAGCTCGGCCG GTGGGACATTCTCTGCCTGGCCACAGGATCGGCTGCGCCGCAGGCTTCATGGCGCGCACCGGGAGAATTTCCCTGGAGGAACTCTGCTCCTCGGCCACTCACTGCAGGGGCAGACAATGACCTGCTACACCATGGAGAAACG ATACCTTTTCAGGATGGCCAGAGGCTTTCCCCACCGGGACTGCCAAAGCCCGAGAGGTAACCAAG AGAAAACTTTGAAACCACAGTGGGAAGGACCATACCAGGTGCTCCTTACTACCTTCACTGCAATTAAGATCAAGGAAGAGAGTGCCTGGATTCGCCATTCTTGA
- the LOC121076308 gene encoding uncharacterized protein LOC121076308 isoform X1 codes for MKTLRSGIFSKIVCRNLVNRIVLFAWLIVVVVIQELESASKIIENGEWPWSEAVTTEDKSINGKLAVVVMWQTNGDHLHILSQWQKLGEEWTHQRTAGDEIKIGCQMINGTTHKKVTGILVKPISKSGQQEGCIRPGKLDCWYNFILTQTVVVSCFWTNNGQELKIEEGEGLILNFTIYAVLPTTVEPPTTYASTQVAQPQTKLKPKIYETGPYLVRNTGQQQLLFNPEWSLKHVELLMQINISEVQPARSPFLKTSFEGWTTWLQKQAHLRGRTRRDLTGMLGTGLGVLNGIDWEILMNKLATATSDLTKLKQPLQSSLLALGTRQWQVSKVLPRWEKAEDQDRKLIIDALSMVQDNVSLAFSCMQAQLWMQATAALIIREGSEGVFPVEV; via the coding sequence ATGAAGACGTTACGGTCAGGAATATTTAGTAAAATAGTTTGCAGAAATTTAGTTAAtagaattgttttatttgcGTGGCTTATAGTTGTTGTTGTGATTCAAGAATTGGAAAGTGCCTCTAAGATAATAGAGAATGGTGAGTGGCCTTGGTCCGAAGCCGTAACAACGGAGGATAAGAGCATTAATGGAAAATTAGCAGTTGTGGTTATGTGGCAAACAAATGGTGACCATTTACATATATTATCACAATGGCAAAAATTAGGAGAAGAGTGGACACACCAAAGAACTGCAGgggatgaaattaaaataggGTGCCAAATGATTAATGGAACAACCCACAAGAAAGTAACAGGGATTTTAGTAAAACCGATTTCCAAAAGTGGCCAGCAAGAAGGTTGTATCCGCCCAGGTAAATTAGATTGTTggtataattttatattaacacAGACCGTAGTAGTTAGCTGTTTTTGGACTAATAATGGCCAAGAGCTCAAAATCGAGGAGGGCGAGGGCCTCATATTAAATTTTACAATATATGCTGTACTTCCTACAACAGTGGAGCCCCCTACAACCTATGCCAGCACTCAAGTGGCCCAACCCCAAACCAAACTTAAACCCAAAATTTATGAAACAGGCCCATATTTAGTAAGGAACACAGGCCAACAACAATTGTTATTTAATCCAGAATGGTCTCTGAAGCATGTTGAATTGCTAATGCAAATTAACATCTCGGAAGTTCAACCAGCCCGCTCTCCTTTCCTAAAGACATCATTTGAAGGCTGGACAACATGGTTACAAAAGCAAGCACACCTCAGGGGCAGGACACGAAGAGACTTAACTGGAATGCTAGGAACAGGATTAGGAGTTTTAAACGGAATTGATTGGGAAATATTAATGAATAAGCTGGCCACTGCAACAAGTGATTTGACAAAACTAAAACAGCCCCTACAATCATCATTATTGGCATTGGGAACTAGGCAATGGCAGGTTTCAAAGGTATTACCGAGATGGGAAAAGGCTGAAGACCAAGACCGCAAACTAATAATAGATGCACTTAGTATGGTTCAAGATAATGTATCTTTAGCTTTTAGTTGTATGCAAGCACAGTTATGGATGCAGGCAACAGCTGCCTTGATCATTAGGGAAGGAAGTGAAGGCGTTTTCCCGGTTGAAGTCTGA